The following proteins are co-located in the Solanum pennellii chromosome 8, SPENNV200 genome:
- the LOC107028895 gene encoding long-chain-alcohol oxidase FAO4A-like, whose protein sequence is MDQKMTPNCCFLSKSSRSVIEYLGALSSNTLDSLTTLCDTFVPSIHDANSYGHQDQGNIDDDSYTKFLQTSASMNGTPQHIAWMINNRLQHPKMNLCRLALWLLSTRIGTFILCGKASLSTQFPYLQTFSNISPKKREESVKSWATSCFKLLRILFFAAKILVLLVFYTQVNDENKNASWKALGYSGPDPDFKKQKQENMNSKKKDDQPFGPLHEGIISLKNSQKIIFHRLQELGFSVSKPHNFNNARRSTECPAFIIECDAVVVGSGSGGGVIAGILANAGNKVIVLEKGSYLARTNLSLLEGPSMDQMYLGSGLLITQDMDVMLLAGSTVGGGSTVNWSASIQTPQHVLKEWSESYNLQLFESELYKEAMEIVCEKMGVQSEIEDEGFQNMILRKGCQELGYPVETIPTNAPSDHYCGWCSMGCKDGKKKGTSETWLVDLVKSGNGAILPECEALEVIHEEKNDNSGKSKAIGVAFAFQNIEGMREICMVKSTVTIVACGALSTPSLLKKSGLKNPNIGRNLHLHPVVIAWGYFPDSPSNSNETWPKAEKKSYEGGIMTAMSKVVANFEGSGYGAVIQTPGLHPGMFSALMPWVSGLDFKMRMSKYSRTAYIFALARDKGSGEAFSPYSVSYKLDQTDEENLKAGLEKTLRILAAAGAEEIGTQQEKGRSLKVNEASSKEFERFVREESSIEIGKHSVPICSAHQMGSCRMGTDPKTSVVNSNGETWEVQGLFLGDSSVCPTAIGVNPMVTIQAISYCTAQSVLQLLKNQKLG, encoded by the exons atggatCAGAAAATGACACCAAATTGTTGTTTTTTGTCCAAAAGCAGTAGGAGTGTAATTGAGTACTTAGGGGCACTTTCCTCTAACACATTGGACTCTCTTACTACTCTTTGTGACACTTTTGTACCTTCAATTCATGATGCTAATTCCTATGGTCATCAAGATCAAGGcaatattgatgatgattctTACACAAAGTTCCTCCAAACTTCAGCATCCATGAATGGAACTCCTCAACAT atAGCATGGATGATAAACAATAGATTGCAACATCCAAAGATGAATTTGTGCAGATTAGCACTATGGCTATTATCAACAAGGATTGGAACATTTATTCTTTGTGGTAAAGCAAGCTTGTCAACTCAATTTCCATATTTACAGACATTTTCTAACATTTCAccaaagaaaagagaagaaagtgtCAAATCATGGGCAACAAGTTGTTTCAAACTCCTAAGAATTCTATTTTTTGCTGCTAAAATTCTGGTTCTCCTTGTATTCTACACTCAG gTGAATGATGAAAACAAGAATGCATCATGGAAAGCACTTGGCTACTCTGGACCTGATCCAGATTTCAAGAAgcaaaaacaagaaaacatgaacTCTAAGAAAAAGGATGATCAACCATTTGGACCACTTCATGAAGGAATCATAAGTCTAAAAAATTCACAGAAAATAATATTCCATAGGCTACAAGAACTAGGATTTTCTGTATCAAAACCGCATAATTTCAACAACGCGAGGAGAAGTACAGAGTGCCCTGCATTCATAATTGAATGTGATGCTGTGGTGGTTGGTTCAGGTTCTGGTGGTGGAGTTATAGCTGGTATTCTTGCAAATGCTGGAAACAAAGTAATTGTCCTAGAAAAAGGAAGTTATCTTGCAAGAACTAATCTTTCACTTCTTGAAGGGCCTTCAATGGATCAAATGTACCTTGGAAGTGGACTACTAATAACTCAGGACATGGATGTTATGCTACTTGCTGGATCCACAGTTGGTGGTGGCTCGACGGTTAATTGGTCAGCTTCGATTCAAACTCCACAACATGTGCTAAAAGAATGGTCCGAAAGCTACAATCTTCAGTTGTTTGAAAGTGAACTCTACAAGGAGGCTATGGAGATTGTGTGTGAAAAAATGGGAGTTCAGTCTGAAATTGAAGATGAAGGGTTTCAAAACATGATTTTGAGAAAAGGGTGTCAAGAGTTGGGGTATCCAGTGGAAACAATCCCTACAAACGCGCCCTCAGATCATTATTGTGGATGGTGCAGCATGGGTTGCAAAGATGGGAAGAAAAAAGGCACATCTGAGACATGGTTAGTCGATTTGGTGAAATCAGGTAATGGTGCAATACTTCCTGAATGTGAAGCATTGGAAGTGATCCATGAAGAAAAGAATGACAATTCAGGAAAAAGTAAAGCTATTGGAGTTGCATTTGcatttcaaaatattgaagGGATGAGAGAAATTTGTATGGTGAAATCAACAGTCACAATAGTAGCTTGTGGTGCTCTTAGCACTCCTTCATTGCTCAAGAAGAGTGGCTTAAAGAATCCAAATATTGGCAGAAACTTACACCTCCATCCAGTCGTTATCGCATGGGGATACTTCCCAGATTCACCATCAAATTCTAATGAAACATGGCCGAAAGCAGAGAAGAAAAGCTACGAAGGAGGGATAATGACAGCCATGTCTAAAGTTGTGGCGAATTTTGAAGGATCAGGATATGGTGCAGTCATACAGACACCAGGATTGCACCCTGGAATGTTTTCAGCACTAATGCCATGGGTTTCAGGACTAGATTTCAAGATGAGGATGAGTAAATATTCAAGAACAGCGTATATATTCGCGTTGGCAAGGGACAAGGGATCAGGGGAAGCATTTTCACCATATTCAGTAAGTTACAAGTTGGATCAAACTGATGAAGAAAATCTAAAAGCAGGACTAGAGAAGACATTACGAATCTTGGCAGCTGCTGGTGCAGAAGAGATTGGAACTCAACAAGAAAAAGGGAGGAGTTTGAAGGTGAACGAAGCAAGTTCGAAGGAGTTTGAGAGGTTTGTGAGAGAAGAAAGTTCAATAGAAATTGGAAAACATTCAGTTCCTATATGTTCAGCACATCAAATGGGAAGTTGTAGAATGGGAACTGATCCAAAAACTTCAGTGGTTAATTCCAATGGAGAAACATGGGAAGTACAAGGTTTATTTCTTGGTGATTCAAGTGTGTGTCCAACAGCTATTGGAGTAAATCCAATGGTCACAATTCAGGCCATTTCTTATTGCACTGCACAATCTGTGCTCCAACTTCTCAAGAATCAAAAGTTGGGGTGA